A window of Acidobacteriota bacterium contains these coding sequences:
- the trmH gene encoding tRNA (guanosine(18)-2'-O)-methyltransferase TrmH, whose product MTTPERFARVREVLDRRQPDLTVLLENVHKPHNFSAILRSCDAVGICEAHAITPTGDRPKLHNAVTSGAGKWLKVRSHDNIQHALGALKAEEFQVLAAHPAEGAIDYRQADFTRPTAVLLGQEKDGVSVNAAAGADGWIVIPMFGMVPSLNVSVAAALILFEAQRQRAAAGLYDRCRLDPEVYRRTLFEWAYPVLAERCRRHKVDYPELGEDGDLLGDVPRG is encoded by the coding sequence ATGACCACCCCCGAACGCTTCGCCCGGGTGCGAGAGGTCCTCGACCGCCGCCAGCCGGACCTGACGGTTCTGCTCGAGAACGTCCATAAGCCGCACAACTTCTCAGCCATCCTGCGCAGTTGCGACGCGGTGGGGATCTGCGAGGCCCACGCCATTACCCCCACCGGCGACCGGCCTAAGCTGCACAATGCCGTCACCAGCGGCGCCGGCAAATGGCTCAAAGTACGCTCCCACGACAACATCCAACACGCCCTCGGGGCGCTCAAGGCGGAAGAATTCCAGGTGCTCGCCGCTCACCCGGCGGAGGGTGCCATCGACTACCGCCAGGCGGACTTCACCCGCCCGACGGCGGTCCTCCTGGGCCAGGAGAAGGACGGTGTTTCGGTCAACGCCGCCGCCGGGGCGGACGGCTGGATCGTCATTCCGATGTTCGGCATGGTGCCGTCCTTGAACGTCTCCGTGGCGGCGGCGCTGATCCTGTTCGAGGCCCAGCGCCAGCGCGCCGCCGCCGGCCTCTACGACCGCTGCCGGCTGGACCCGGAGGTCTACCGGCGCACCCTGTTCGAGTGGGCGTACCCGGTGTTGGCGGAGCGCTGCCGACGCCACAAGGTGGACTACCCGGAGCTGGGCGAAGACGGCGACCTGTTGGGCGACGTACCGCGCGGCTAG